From Saprospiraceae bacterium, one genomic window encodes:
- the selD gene encoding selenide, water dikinase SelD produces MKSEDGMQYMLTNYSHGAGCGCKISPSILSSILKQTGDNFQFPELLVGNENRDDAAVLQLDGEIAVVSTTDFFMPIVDDAFDFGRIASVNAISDVYAMGGRPIMAIAILGWPIDKLPPELANQVILGSRSVCLDAGIPLAGGHSIDSPEPIFGLAVTGIVEIKHLKRNGGAQKGDLIYLTKPLGVGILTTAQKKGLLKPEHQFLARDLMIQPNIIGIEFGKLPQVHAMTDVTGFGLLGHLSEMCEASDCSALLNWNEIPLIDKEVIHHYLNLGCVPGGSVRNWKSYGHKMSEISELQQKILCDPQTSGGLLVAIDPQFETGFVDLCRKFNLDLHPIGICIDKSEKWIEVN; encoded by the coding sequence ATGAAAAGTGAGGATGGTATGCAATACATGTTGACAAATTATAGTCATGGTGCAGGTTGTGGATGTAAAATTTCTCCATCGATACTAAGCTCTATATTAAAGCAAACAGGTGACAATTTTCAATTTCCAGAATTGCTTGTAGGCAATGAAAACAGGGATGATGCAGCTGTCTTGCAATTGGATGGAGAGATCGCAGTGGTGAGTACCACCGATTTTTTTATGCCCATCGTTGACGATGCGTTCGATTTTGGAAGGATTGCGTCTGTGAATGCCATAAGTGATGTTTACGCCATGGGAGGTCGACCAATTATGGCAATTGCCATTTTAGGGTGGCCAATTGATAAACTACCCCCGGAACTCGCAAATCAGGTAATTTTAGGAAGCAGGTCGGTTTGTTTAGATGCAGGAATTCCATTGGCAGGAGGTCATAGTATTGATAGTCCGGAACCCATTTTTGGCTTGGCTGTAACAGGTATCGTCGAAATTAAACATCTTAAAAGAAATGGTGGTGCACAAAAAGGCGATTTAATTTATTTGACCAAACCTCTGGGCGTAGGAATATTAACTACTGCACAAAAAAAAGGACTGCTCAAACCAGAACATCAATTTCTTGCGAGAGATTTAATGATTCAACCCAATATTATTGGTATTGAATTTGGTAAGCTTCCTCAAGTTCATGCAATGACTGATGTAACAGGATTTGGGCTTCTTGGTCACTTATCTGAAATGTGTGAAGCAAGTGATTGTAGCGCCCTTTTAAATTGGAATGAAATTCCTTTGATCGATAAGGAAGTTATACATCACTATTTGAATTTGGGATGTGTACCTGGAGGATCGGTGCGAAATTGGAAAAGTTATGGCCATAAAATGAGTGAGATTTCGGAGCTTCAACAAAAAATCTTATGCGACCCACAAACTAGTGGAGGATTACTAGTAGCCATTGATCCACAGTTTGAAACAGGTTTTGTGGATCTATGTCGCAAATTTAACTTAGACCTTCACCCAATTGGAATATGCATTGATAAATCTGAAAAATGGATTGAGGTAAATTAA
- a CDS encoding DUF1343 domain-containing protein produces the protein MSYAHKYLNVLLLFGLINTLLFCSHKSKQIIPSKLLQNSVLKLSLDTVLPGAYQLSEYLPMLKGKKIGLVVNHTSIIQNTHLVDSLISLQANVVKLFVPEHGLRGESSAGDLIKDGRDEKTGIPIVSLYGKSKKPTNEQLRDIDLILFDLQDVGVRFFTYISTLHYVIEAASENRKTLIVLDRPNPNGHYVDGPVLKNEFSSFVGLHPIPVVYGMTIGELGKMMIGEGWVKTDSSFAYLIIPCKNYQRSLAFSLPVKPSPNLPDMRSIWLYPGICFFEGTSWSLGRGTDSPFQIFGHPQLTNFDTTFTPREMTGAKNPPHKNLNCKGFSCKNLRLDSLFNSGKIPLKFLLKAHSLQPDSFFSPGKFFDLLAGTDQLRFQIIHQWSEEDIRKSWEKDLKNFGKLRKQYLIYKD, from the coding sequence ATGAGCTATGCGCACAAATATTTAAATGTTTTATTGTTATTTGGTCTTATCAACACTTTACTTTTCTGCTCACACAAAAGTAAGCAGATCATACCAAGTAAGCTACTCCAAAATTCAGTCCTAAAACTTTCTCTGGACACAGTCCTTCCGGGAGCCTATCAATTGAGTGAATATTTGCCAATGCTAAAAGGAAAGAAAATTGGCCTTGTTGTTAATCATACATCCATCATTCAAAACACCCATCTTGTTGATTCATTGATATCACTCCAGGCAAATGTAGTTAAGCTGTTTGTTCCCGAACATGGATTAAGAGGTGAATCTTCTGCAGGTGACCTGATTAAAGATGGCAGAGATGAAAAAACCGGAATTCCCATAGTTTCACTTTATGGAAAATCAAAGAAACCTACCAACGAACAACTTAGAGACATCGATCTTATCCTCTTTGACTTACAGGATGTAGGAGTTCGATTTTTTACCTACATTTCTACTTTACATTATGTCATTGAAGCTGCTTCTGAAAATCGAAAAACATTAATTGTTTTGGACAGACCAAATCCGAATGGTCATTATGTGGATGGACCTGTATTGAAAAATGAATTTAGTTCATTTGTTGGATTACATCCCATTCCGGTTGTTTACGGAATGACCATTGGTGAATTGGGAAAAATGATGATTGGCGAAGGGTGGGTAAAAACGGATAGCAGTTTTGCCTACTTGATCATTCCTTGCAAAAATTACCAACGAAGTTTGGCTTTCAGTTTACCGGTAAAGCCTTCTCCAAATTTGCCAGATATGCGATCCATTTGGCTTTATCCCGGAATCTGTTTTTTTGAAGGAACAAGCTGGAGTCTTGGAAGAGGTACTGATTCTCCTTTTCAAATTTTTGGGCACCCCCAACTTACTAATTTTGACACCACTTTTACTCCAAGAGAAATGACCGGCGCTAAAAATCCACCCCATAAAAATTTAAATTGCAAGGGTTTTTCATGTAAAAATCTAAGATTGGATTCCTTGTTTAATTCAGGTAAAATTCCCTTGAAATTCCTACTAAAAGCACATTCTCTCCAACCTGACTCTTTTTTTAGCCCAGGAAAATTTTTTGATCTTCTGGCTGGAACTGATCAATTGAGATTTCAAATAATTCATCAGTGGTCTGAGGAAGATATCAGAAAATCATGGGAAAAAGATCTAAAAAATTTTGGAAAATTAAGAAAGCAATATTTGATCTATAAAGACTAA
- a CDS encoding GNAT family N-acetyltransferase produces the protein MYFTEIDFGTPEYDEAISLRSEILRKPLNLEFEIGQIAEEWKELHLAAIDGNIIGTLTFQKQNDGLLKMRQVAVVSDLQNRGIGAALVTFAENWALTNGFHQIVLHARKEATKFYLKLGYHIEGEMYLEVGIPHFTMVKNLFSNQVFQRS, from the coding sequence ATGTATTTTACCGAAATTGATTTTGGAACACCTGAGTATGACGAAGCTATATCACTTCGCTCAGAAATCCTTCGCAAACCTTTAAATCTTGAATTTGAAATAGGTCAGATTGCGGAAGAATGGAAAGAATTGCATTTGGCTGCAATCGATGGAAACATCATTGGCACCTTGACATTTCAAAAACAAAATGATGGCTTGCTAAAAATGAGACAGGTGGCTGTGGTATCTGATTTACAGAATCGAGGCATTGGTGCTGCTTTGGTTACATTTGCAGAAAACTGGGCGTTGACCAATGGATTTCATCAAATAGTTTTGCATGCAAGAAAGGAGGCTACAAAATTTTACCTAAAGCTTGGCTACCACATCGAGGGAGAAATGTATTTGGAAGTTGGTATTCCGCATTTCACCATGGTAAAAAACCTATTTTCTAATCAGGTATTCCAAAGATCCTAA
- a CDS encoding hydroxymethylglutaryl-CoA lyase translates to MTEIKIIECPRDAMQGIQSFIPTQTKIEYLTKLLRVGFDTIDFGSFVSPKAIPQLRDTHEVIQAISSIKGNTKLLAIVANDRGAKEACLHESIDYLGYPFSVSETFQIRNTNASIEESIQRIKFIYQIAKDHGKEMVIYISMAFGNPYGDPWNADIISHYIDLLSKEGIQNFALSDTIGVANSDSISYLFESILPNWEGLSLGAHFHTTAHTWEEKMQSAWNAGCRKFDGAIRGFGGCPMAKDTLTGNMPTENMIQFFEKSGVSVPIDKEAFRQAMMYTTEVFGI, encoded by the coding sequence ATGACGGAGATAAAAATAATTGAATGCCCAAGAGACGCCATGCAAGGTATTCAATCATTTATTCCAACTCAAACAAAAATAGAATACCTCACAAAACTACTACGTGTAGGATTTGATACCATCGATTTCGGCAGTTTCGTTTCTCCCAAAGCCATCCCTCAATTAAGAGATACCCATGAAGTAATACAAGCCATCTCATCCATCAAAGGAAATACCAAATTATTGGCTATTGTAGCCAATGACAGAGGTGCAAAGGAAGCTTGTTTGCATGAATCAATTGACTATTTGGGTTATCCATTTTCAGTTTCCGAAACATTTCAAATCAGGAATACAAATGCCTCAATTGAGGAATCCATTCAAAGGATTAAGTTTATTTACCAGATTGCAAAGGACCATGGAAAAGAAATGGTAATTTACATTTCGATGGCTTTTGGAAATCCCTATGGGGATCCATGGAATGCAGACATAATTTCCCATTATATTGATCTATTAAGCAAAGAGGGCATTCAAAATTTTGCACTTTCGGATACGATTGGAGTAGCGAATTCAGATAGCATATCTTATTTGTTTGAATCTATTCTTCCAAATTGGGAAGGACTTAGTCTGGGTGCCCATTTCCATACCACAGCTCATACCTGGGAAGAAAAAATGCAATCCGCCTGGAATGCAGGATGCAGGAAATTTGATGGGGCAATCAGAGGATTTGGTGGATGCCCAATGGCGAAAGATACTTTGACCGGCAATATGCCTACAGAAAATATGATTCAGTTTTTTGAAAAATCGGGTGTATCGGTTCCAATCGACAAAGAGGCATTTAGGCAAGCAATGATGTACACCACAGAAGTGTTTGGAATTTAG
- the mnmH gene encoding tRNA 2-selenouridine(34) synthase MnmH encodes MHLNTINIEHLNFNSNRQIIDVRSPSEYLNGHIPGAINLPLFSDEERAIVGTLYRQSDPEKALLKGLELVGPKLRNLVEDSIKISPNKSVILYCWRGGQRSQSVAWLLNQANFNVEILDGGYKSYRHWILNTFQYSKFEFIVLAGKTGSGKTQILRKLEELGEQVIDLEGLACHKGSAFGAIGEKEQPSFEQFGNNLHHRIQSMDRERIIWLESESKAIGLVRIPDLVWQQITGSRMIELKVDKKNRIKHLVKVYADYPKQELVDSFRKISKRLGLEKLEIAIQAIEEKNYELAAEIALFYYDKKYSHSLQAMNTNHYEQFPVEEFEFDLIARDLIILANKDVYEK; translated from the coding sequence ATGCATTTAAATACAATAAACATTGAACACCTGAATTTTAATTCCAACCGACAAATTATTGATGTTAGATCACCTTCTGAATATTTGAACGGCCATATTCCCGGAGCGATTAATTTACCATTATTTTCAGACGAGGAACGTGCAATTGTCGGCACATTGTACAGACAATCTGATCCAGAAAAGGCATTGCTCAAGGGGCTTGAATTGGTGGGTCCTAAGTTGCGCAATTTGGTAGAAGATTCGATCAAAATTTCTCCAAATAAGTCAGTCATATTGTATTGTTGGCGAGGTGGCCAAAGGAGTCAAAGCGTTGCTTGGCTTTTGAATCAGGCAAATTTTAATGTTGAAATTTTAGATGGCGGATATAAATCCTATAGACATTGGATTCTAAATACTTTTCAATATTCAAAATTTGAATTTATTGTTTTAGCGGGTAAAACTGGATCTGGAAAAACACAAATTCTGAGAAAGCTCGAAGAACTTGGCGAGCAAGTCATCGATTTGGAGGGATTGGCCTGTCACAAGGGATCAGCATTTGGAGCCATTGGTGAAAAAGAGCAACCTAGTTTTGAACAGTTTGGTAATAATCTTCACCACAGAATTCAATCCATGGACCGTGAACGTATAATTTGGCTGGAAAGCGAAAGCAAAGCCATTGGTTTGGTCAGGATTCCGGATTTGGTTTGGCAGCAAATCACGGGGTCTCGCATGATTGAGTTGAAAGTAGATAAAAAAAATCGGATCAAACATTTGGTTAAAGTTTATGCCGATTATCCTAAGCAGGAATTGGTTGATTCTTTTCGTAAAATTTCTAAAAGACTTGGTTTGGAAAAACTGGAAATCGCCATTCAGGCCATTGAAGAAAAGAATTACGAGCTAGCTGCTGAGATTGCTCTTTTTTATTATGACAAAAAATATAGTCACTCATTACAAGCGATGAATACAAATCATTATGAGCAGTTTCCAGTTGAAGAATTTGAATTTGACCTCATCGCCAGGGATTTGATAATTTTGGCCAATAAAGATGTTTATGAAAAGTGA